One genomic window of Medicago truncatula cultivar Jemalong A17 chromosome 1, MtrunA17r5.0-ANR, whole genome shotgun sequence includes the following:
- the LOC120579318 gene encoding uncharacterized protein, producing MCLNNEVWSQTRLINNIHNFVDTIISSFNQEDLIASPERFVKWNCGNHICSILNVDGSCNGTPICTGFRGVFRNSFGFFLSTFSGSITHSNDILLAELTAIYHGLRLARNMGINDLVCYSNSLISINLIQGDTQYYHVYVVLVQDIKELLTIGNFSLQHTLREDNQCADFLAKLGAVSDVDIIIHPTPPADLLRLLRSDTSRVFFPMA from the coding sequence ATGTGCCTCAACAATGAAGTTTGGTCCCAAACTCGTCTTATCAATAACATCCACAACTTTGTTGACACTATCATTTCGTCCTTCAATCAAGAAGATTTGATTGCCTCTCCTGAGCGTTTTGTTAAGTGGAATTGTGGCAATCATATTTGTAGCATTCTGAATGTAGACGGAAGCTGTAATGGAACTCCTATTTGTACCGGTTTTCGTGGTGTGTTCCGCAACAGTTTTGGTTTCTTCCTCTCTACCTTCTCAGGTTCGATCACTCACTCTAACGATATTCTGCTGGCTGAGTTAACAGCAATCTATCACGGTCTTAGGTTGGCAAGAAACATGGGCATCAATGATTTGGTTTGTTACTCAAATTCTCTCATTTCCATCAATCTCATACAGGGGGACACTCAGtactatcatgtttatgttgtcCTAGTTCAAGACATTAAGGAGCTTTTGACCATTGGTAATTTCTCTCTTCAGCATACTCTCAGAGAAGACAACCAATGTGCGGATTTTTTGGCCAAATTAGGGGCGGTTTCAGATGTTGACATCATTATTCATCCTACTCCTCCAGCAGACCTCCTTAGGCTGTTAAGGAGTGACACTTCGAGAGTCTTTTTCCCAATGGCGTAG